From the genome of Opisthocomus hoazin isolate bOpiHoa1 chromosome 8, bOpiHoa1.hap1, whole genome shotgun sequence, one region includes:
- the LOC104337506 gene encoding P2Y purinoceptor 1, producing the protein MERKSTAGYLDFCNIDNSNFSKTGILQGKMMNGTCTVFICKRNPNMEWYCYVLILVCLFTLLGGFLGNILALRHYVYCMKTWTTNIIFLFNLALCDLTWTLMAPFSVYYSLQKLNAYSNQAFYHIIRLFFSINIYGSIYFLTLISFDRYVGAVHPITSLTWWDKGKAMSCTIAVWIFIVIASMPEIYYTVAAGRQYGLTDSLDGTAGLLQFAAPFTLSKIVLRFLIPVTVIFTCYMLTLKALLELSKRQQRRNRLVRPLLLISAAMIVFAVSFIPYHVMMIVVLIYKINCQPPCGNISTLRAIYNVTEIICSINSCLDPIIFTVANKTFYQRIKSIKCHPKHQCCCCLTGRVKDITLSPRAMT; encoded by the exons ATGGAGAGGAAAAGCACAGCCGGCTATCTAGACTTCTGTAACATAGATAATTCCAACTTTTCTAAAACAG GCATACTCCAAGGAAAGATGATGAATGGCACATGCACTGTTTTCATTTGCAAGAGAAATCCTAATATGGAGTGGTACTGTTATGTGCTGATTCTGGTTTGCCTTTTCACTTTATTAGGGGGATTTCTAGGCAATATACTTGCACTACGACATTATGTGTACTGCATGAAGACATGGACTACCAATATCATATTTCTCTTCAATTTGGCACTGTGTGACTTGACTTGGACTCTCATGGCACCTTTTTCAGTGTATTATAGTCTCCAGAAGTTAAATGCCTATTCCAATCAAGCATTTTATCACATCATAAGACTATTTTTTAGTATTAATATCTATGGAAGCATCTATTTCCTGACCCTCATCAGTTTTGACAGGTATGTAGGTGCTGTCCATCCTATCACTTCATTAACATGGTGGGACAAAGGAAAGGCCATGTCCTGTACCATCGCAGTATGGATCTTCATAGTGATTGCGTCAATGCCGGAGATCTACTACACAGTTGCAGCTGGAAGACAATACGGCCTCACAGACTCCCTGGATGGCACTGCAGGACTGTTACAATTTGCAGCACCATTCACGCTCTCCAAGATTGTGTTGCGATTCCTAATTCCAGTCACAGTCATCTTTACATGCTATATGTTGACTCTCAAAGCATTATTAGAACTCAGTAAACGCCAGCAAAGAAGGAACAGACTCGTTAGACCTCTGTTACTGATTTCCGCCGCTATGATtgtgtttgctgtttctttcATACCTTATCACGTTATGATGATAGTGGTACTAATTTACAAAATTAATTGTCAACCACCCTGTGGGAACATAAGCACACTACGTGCCATTTACAATGTCACAGAGATCATCTGCAGCATCAACAGTTGCCTTGACCCAATCATTTTTACGGTAGCAAATAAGACATTCTATCAAAGAATTAAAAGTATAAAATGTCATCCCAAACACCAGTGCTGCTGTTGTCTGACAGGAAGGGTAAAGGATATCACCCTGTCCCCAAGAGCAATGACTTAA